In the Saccharococcus thermophilus genome, AACCTGTATATTCCTAAACAAGATGTCTCTACTTCACAAATGGATCATATTATCCTTTCCGATCAAGGCCTGTTTGTCATCGAAACGAAAAATTACAGCGGCTGGATTTTCGGCGATGAAACATCAAAATACTGGACACAAGTAATTTACAAACGAAAAGAAAAATTTCTCAATCCCGTTTTGCAAAACAAAGGACATATCAAGGCATTAAGAAACTGGCTCGGGGAGGCGTTCTCGCATATTCCGATTCACTCGATTGTCGTGTTTCTGCCGCGGGCAAAGTTCAAATCAGATGTTCATTTCACCCATGCTTACGTGGTTTATCCTAGACAGCTGAAACAAGTGCTCGAGCAGCACCAAACAAAAGTGATCGATAGAGAAACAAAACAACTGTTGACTCAAAAATTAGGGGTCTTCACCATTTTCTGTGATTTCTACTCAATCCTAGAAACATGTTAGCTGGATGAAATAGGTTCATCAGTCAGGATCCTTCTTCCGCATACAGACCACGAAGTTGGTAGAATGGAAACAGTCAAGTGCTTTCCTTGACGGGTTCCATTCTACCAACTATCATACCGATAGCGGAAGAAGGGAGCGCTTAAGCAGCCTGACTACCTGTAGTGTTCCCTGTACACTCCAGAAATACACGCAAACGAAACCGTTCTAGATTTCGATAGCCATATGCCCGGCGTTTGATGTTTTTGATCTTGTGATTCGTCCCCTCGATCCGGGCATTTGTATATGGGCACAAAAAGTAGGAAAGAATAGGCTCCTTCCACCTTTCAAGCGTGTTGGCTGCTTCCTGAAAAGAAGCAAAAGGGCTCTGTTTGGCTAACTTAATCCATTCTTCCAAGCGTTCCTTTGCTTCGTTATATCCATCGGTTCGGTAAAAATCCCGAAACAACTCTTTCAGATAATAAGCAATGGAAAGTGCCGGATACTCCTCCAAGATATCGTCTAATCGAAGCCGTTGGTCCTTACGAAGCTTTTCACAGCCTTTTAAGAGAAGATATCGAGCCTTTTTCAATGGATAAAATTCCTTTCTTGCTTGATCCAAGGCTTGTGTCACTTTTTGAACCACATGGTACTTATCGATGACAATCGAAGCAGATGGAAACAGGGCGCGAACCGCCTTATGATAAGGTTCCCACATGTCAAGAATCACCGTTTGGACCATTTCTTTCGACAGGACATTTTGGCTCAACAAGTTGATGGCGGAGTCACATTGGCGATCGGCATGCATTCCCATGACCGATCCGGCTTTGGCATCCATCAATACGGTTTCATACTGATGTCCCTTTTTTACAGCGATTTCATCTAAGCTAAGCACCATCCCTTCCTGAAAAGATGCCCCCTTTGCTGCTTGGCGCTCTTTTGCTTTTTTCGATGCGATGGAGTAATAGATGCGTTCCAATGTCGTATATGGGATGCGGTGCTTTCGGCTAACCTCTTGAATGGTGGAGCCTTCACAAAGTTCATACAAGTACTCACAAAATCGATTGGTGTAGTGTTGATTGGGTGGAATCGATTCCAAAGAGGCGGAAAACACTTGGGAACAATTCCAGCACCGATAGCGCTTTACCTTTACGAACAAGTACACCGGTTGATGGAAAATCGCCAAATCCCGTACTTTTCTTGTCCGTCTGTCGTGGACAGAGGAAGTGGCAAACCCACAATGAGGGCAACGTTCCTGTGTCTCTGTTTTCTCTACATGAATCGCATAACCATAGGAAAGAAGTTCTTGTTTAATAACTTTAAATTCTGGCAATCCTAGTGGTATAGAAAGCACTTACGAGACCTCCTTAATGTTTATTTCACCGCTAACATTATTGCCAGGATCTCGTCAGTGCTTTCTCTTTTTTGTCACTAAATCACAAAATTTGGTGATGAACCTATTTAATGAATAAACTCGCCAGGCTAACAATGAAACAAAACAATCAATCAATAGAATTAAAACATCACGGTGCTCAAGACATTGGCCGTTATGATTTTCTTAAACAAGTCGAGAAACTTGAAAAGCTTGCCACAGGGAGAGAAAATGTCCAAGGAATTGCGATTCTATTAACCAATGACCATTTGTATTGGAGCAAGCCAACCAGATCCAATACGGTGGACAGCTGTTTTCGAATCCATGAAAACAGGATTTTAACTGGAGAGCTGAAGTGGCTGGAGCATGCGTCAGCGGGAACGACAAAAAACCGTGAAGAATCGATTATCCTAAAAGGGATGTATAAAATGCAATGGCATGATTATTCAACCGTTCGCAATGAAAAGCATGGAGAGTTTCGGTACTTAGCCGTTCACGTAGGAGTTGATTAAAGAGGGAAAAGATGTGTGTGTAAGAGATAAAGTTACATCAATTATTCAAGTGCATGCCAATAGATGGGCAATTCTTTCTTTTTTATTTCTGCACGGTCCAAAAATGGCCAAAAAAGGGCATAGGTGTGCAGCGCCATTTTGTTTTCACAGAGTAAAGCGCGATGTTGATATATCAACAGTTTGGACGTTTGACGATTTCGTCCAAACCGTCTAGTTTACATAACAACAATTTATTTTCTGTGGGGGTTGCGGGGGTGTGCAAAAACGCCCCTTGCCGCCCTAGAAAATCAATGCTAAAATGAAGATGCTCTTTTTTAAGGATGACCTCGTTTAGAGGATTTCCCTAGTCAGTTCCGATAAATCTCACGGTGACTTCTTGAAAATATGAAAGACGGAATGGAAGAGGTTAAAAAGAACAGCCAGCTCTCCATCAATGGAGGGCTGGCTGTTTCTATGTATGTGCTGGCATGGAACTAGGAGGTTTCGCAGTTCGTGTAAAAGGGGTGGATATGTGTTTGGTTGCGTACAACGGTTTGGCATCGTGCGTTTATAGGTAGGATATTGGTCGAAACGATGGCATAAGGCTGTGTTTGCGAAACGGGGGAAACGATAATGAGGTGCGAGGGTGGCGGAAATCACAAAAGTTTTTAGGGAACGATTGCGTGGCGGTGATGGGAAAATGTATGAAAACACGGTTGATGGGTTCGATATTTTTGTTGATTAGTGGCCGCGGCAGATGGAATATGCGTTATGGAGAAGATTCACGGTAACCATATTGGAAATTTATGCTAAAATGAAAACATAGGGATAATGGATGGGGGAGTGGCATGAATGAGTTATCAAGCGGCAAAGGAAGAACTGAAGGACGTCATTTTGGCGGGATATCCCCTTTTGTATGTCGTGACAGAAGATGAACGTCCAGTAGTGGAGACGTTTCATTGGATTGCCAAACAAGATTCATTGCAATACGATGTGTTTACATGGAACTATTCTAGCGGGCTAGTGTTGGAAGCGGAAACGATTCGCAAAGAGGATATACGGAATCCCTTTCAGATGTTCAAAAAAATTAAAGAATACCCACACAACGCGATCTTCGTTCTCCATGATTTGCATATTTTCTTTCAAAATAAAGAATTGTTGCTCGAATTAAAAGATACGGTATTGCATATTACAGTGCCGATGACGAAGGAGTTTTCATGGAAGCGTTATTCCGATGTCGATCATTGTATTTACAAGCATATTGCCATTACCGCACCAAAGGCGGAAATTCCGTTAGAATTAAATAAATTGATTCATGTGGTGCGCTTTGGGCTGCCTGGGCGGGACGAAATCGCAGAGATGATTGACATTATTATAAAAAAAACCAACAGCCATTATCAGATGGATCGAGAAGAAAAAGAGCGGCTTATTAATGCATCGCTAGGGTTAACGGAAACCGAGATTTTTAACGCCTATATCAAATCGATGTTGCGAAATAATGGAAAAATCGAACCGAAAACGGTTGCTAGTGAAAAGCGGCAAATTGTTGAAAAACAAGGGGTGCTAGAGTATTACGAGCCAGACGTGTCATTAAATGAAATTGGAGGGCTGAAGCCGTTAATTGATTGGGTGAAGAAACGAAAAATTGCTTACAATGAAGTGATTCGCAAAAAATACGGATTAAATTTGCCTAAAGGACTGTTAATGACAGGAGTGCAAGGATGCGGGAAAAGTTACATGGCAAAAGCAATCGCCAACTTCCTAGAATTTCCGATGCTTCGTTTAGATATCGGGGCGTTGATGAACAAATGGCTCGGAGAAAGCGAAGAAAATATGCGCAAAGCGATTCAGCTGGCGGAAAACATTTCCCCTTGCGTTTTGTTCATTGATGAAATCGATAAAGTGATCCCAGACCCGACCAGCACCAATACCCATGAAGTTAGTAAGCGGATTTTATCTACCTTGCTTACGTGGATGCAAGAAAAAAAGCATCCAGTTTTTGTTGTGGCTACGGCAAACAATATTGAACATCTTCCTCCAGAAATTATGCGTAAAGGGAGATTTGATGAAATTTTCTTTATCGATCTGCCGGAAAAACAAGAGCGTAAAGAGATTTTTGCCATTCATTTAAAGAAAAAAGGATATCAACCAGAGAAGTTTGATCTAGATCTGCTTGCGGAAAAAACAGAAGGATTTTCTGGCAGTGAAATCGAGGCGGTAATTAACGAAAGTATTTTTCAAGCCGCCTATGACCAAAAAACGTTAGAAATGCCGTATTTGTTGAAAGAAATCGGCCAAACAAGCCCGTTGAGCCAAACAATGGGGGAAAAATTGAAACACATTCAAGAATGGGCGCAAAAAAATAAACTGAGACGGGCGAACTAAAGTAGTTTTTATTTTTAGTTAAAATTTTTTGATTATTCAGCCGACAGCAAAGGGGAGAGAAGATGGAAAGATTTTTGTTTCATATTTTGTTTTTCCTTTTGAAAAACCGCTTTTTGTACCTCGTATCTTTGGATTAAAATAGCTCGAAAAGAAAAAGCAGCAAAATAATGAGGGTGACGTTTTCTATATAAACCAGATCGGGGAATGTTCCGTTCGAAAAAGGAAAGATGAACAGTAGCAGGCACTGTTCGACTAGTCAGTAACTCTATTAAAACTATAGGTTTACTTTTTTTAAAAAAATTATATAATATCTATTAAGTTCTGAAATAAACAAAAATTCTGTTTACTAAAGGATGACTAACCACGAAAGCCCATGGCTTTCGTCATTGGGATGAAGTGGTTAATAGTAAATTCTTTTAAAAGATTTCTGATGGTAGGCGGTAGGGGATTTGATTATCGATGAAAGCGTCTTGAATCGGGCGAACAGGACACTGATGGATTCATAGGAATCCTTGTTCATGAAGTCTTGTGGAATTAGAGTGAGTGTCTATGCGAAGGGGATAGAAGAAGCTCTATAGTACACAAGAACCTGCCAACTTTCCTCGGGCAGAGTTCCGGGAAGATAGATTTCTAACTATCTATTTTTTATCAAAAACTCTTATCTAGCCGAGTATCTAGAAAAGCAAAGGAGAGAGAGTAGATGGCCAAACGTGATAATCGTGAAGAGTTGAATCTTGAAGGACTCCGAACCGAAACCTTGGTCGTGCATGGCGATGATTGGGTCACCAATGATAAGACGGTGGCTCCAGCAATTTACTACACAGCTACGTTTCGCGCACATAATTCCAGTGAATTTGCGGAAATGGCGGGAACGCCCCGTCATGCTCGGTATTACACGCGTTACGGTAATCCAGTGCATGAGCGTGTAACGAAGATTATGGCTGAACTGGAAGGCACAGAAACCGCGCTGGTCACTGGCTCGGGGATGGGGGCAATTGCTACGACCATTCTAGCTCTAGTCAGTGCAGGAGATCATGTGATTGCACAGACGCGGCATTATATGAGTACCGCCAAGATCATGGATGAGATGCTGCCGCGATTTGGTGTGGAAGTGACTCTGGTTGAACAAGCGGACATCAACGCCTTTGCGGAAGCGATACGGCCTAACACGAAGCTCATCATGGTAGAGACGCCAGCTAACCCGACTTTGGTGTTGACGGATTTGGCTGCTGTGGTGGAGCTGGCGCGCCCGCATGGAATTATCGTCGTGGCCGATAACACGTTCGCGTCGCCGATCAATCAGCGTCCTCACGATTTAGGCGTCGATATCGTCATTCATAGCGCAACAAAATATTTGGGCGGACACCATGATTTGACAGCTGGTGTCATTTGCACCAGCAAGGAGTTAGCCGAGCGCATTTGGCACACGCATATTTCCATCGGTTCCGTCCTCTCGCCAATGGATGCATGGCTGCTATTGCGTGGTCTGCGTACGCTTCCGATACGGATGGAACGCATTAATGCCAACGCCTTAGCCTTGGCTGAGTTTCTGGAGCAGCAGCCACAGGTAGAGCGTGTCTATTATCCTGGCCTTCCTAGCCATCCGCAACACGAGTTGGCAAAACGTCAAATGCGAGGGTTCGGAGCAGTCATTGCCTTTGCCATTAAAGGCGGTTATGAAGAGACTCAGCGATTTGTTTCTGCGTTGAAACTGCCGCCTAACGCGGTGAGTCTGGGAGGGGTCGACTCCCTTGTAGTACATACAGCGGCGATGTGGGAAGGAGTGATGACCGAGGAGCAGATGAAGACAGCTGGGATTCCGTCCAATTTCGTAAGATTCTCGGTCGGCATCGAGCACATCGATGACCTGAAAGCGGATGTGTGGCAGGCGCTGCAGGTAGTTTAACATTTTTCCCGAGAAGTCTCCCTCCCCAAAACGAAGGGAAGGGGGAGATGAATCGGGAAGTTTTTTAATCATACATGATCAAACCCAATCGGGCAAGGAAAAAAGGGAATGCTCATGTTTTGCGGTCATCGGGCATCGAAAGCGGATTGGACCGCATGTATGCCTGCAATGGGAGTCGACACGTGTTTGGAACGAATGCTTCGGTTGGTGAAAGAACATTTTCTCTAATACGGCAGCTGGCATTCTTCAAACTACATCAACATCACTTCTGCACGGTCTAAAAACGGCCAAAAAAAGGGCATAGGTGTACAGCGCCATTTTGCTTTCATAAACTAAAGTGCGATGTTGATATATGAAGGATTTGGACGTTTAACGATTTTGGTCAAACCGTCTAGTTTACATAACAACAATTTATTTATTGCGGGGGTGTGCAAAAACGCCCCTTGCCGCCCTAGAGAATCAATGGTAAAATGAAGGTGCTCTTTTAAAAGAACGACCTCGTTTAGAGGATTGGAATATCATGGGGATATATGGTAGCGTAATTGAAAAAGTTTTATCCCCTTTTTGAGTGAGAACCTGAATTTTATGAAGTTGTGTTCTTGTTCTGCTTCAGACATATGAAAAAGAGCATCAAAAAAGAGAGTTGTCGGTACGGTTGGATACGACAGGCTCTCTTTTTCTTTTGCGATGGATATGGTTGGAATATTCCCCAGGACGATGCGATCGAATTTGTCGTTGACATGGTAAATCATCGGTATTCTTTGGAACAAATCGTTGCAACGGAATATGCGTTTGCATGAAAAAATGGCGAACAGTAATATGCACTGTTCGCCAAATTTTTGAGGGGGTAAAATGCGGGTGAAGGAGTTCGGCTTTAGCAAATTCCGCCCTGGAGGTACAAAATCTAGACAGCGACTCTTGGTTGGAAAAGATCTTCGTGCTTCATTTCAAGCGTTTGCCGCAATTCGGAAAGGGAAGGAACTTCGGTTTTGAATATATATGTGTCCAAGCAAACGAGAGAATAGTCGTTGCCCGGGTCAAAAACAACAGTGACGATTTCTTCTGTTCCGCAGTCGATTTGCTGAAACGTATCGATGTCCTGCGGCTGAACGTCCAGCTTGTTGTATTTTTCCCGAATCACATAGTATCCTTCTTTCAGTTGCTCGGTAAACAAGGTTTCCGTACCAATCAATTCATGCACAATCATCGTCGTCCGCGTCCTCCTAGTAACATGTGAAATATTTCTCAATCTTACTATACTACAAAATCATGGCAATCATAATCAGTTTGGAGCAATGTTCGAAAAGTTGTCACGTTTATAAGTGGTTTTTAGCACAATATCGAGAAAATTAGAGCCAGCTCTCCTTTTGTAGAGAGCTGGCTTTTTAGTGTAACGGTTCAATGAGAAAACGATTTCCGAACTTGCGCCGCTTGTAAAAAGCAAGCAAATTTCCCCAGTTGAGATCGTCCGTGATGTACTTGAACAAATCGAAAAGTTAAACGGTGAGTTAAATGCTTATATTGAGGTAACCGCGGATAAAGCGCGCAGACAAGCGGAGACGGCGGAAGTGGAAATATTATCGGGAAATTATCGTGGTCCGCTACATGGCATTCCAGTGGCGATTAAGGATAATATTTATTTTGCCAATGAAACAACAACGATGGGATCAAAAATA is a window encoding:
- a CDS encoding nuclease-related domain-containing protein, whose protein sequence is MNANLFYTLLLLCLLALLARWIKSKEAEWMGSYGEYKVRKAIKKIEATSSGKYKAFHNLYIPKQDVSTSQMDHIILSDQGLFVIETKNYSGWIFGDETSKYWTQVIYKRKEKFLNPVLQNKGHIKALRNWLGEAFSHIPIHSIVVFLPRAKFKSDVHFTHAYVVYPRQLKQVLEQHQTKVIDRETKQLLTQKLGVFTIFCDFYSILETC
- a CDS encoding ISL3 family transposase, yielding MLSIPLGLPEFKVIKQELLSYGYAIHVEKTETQERCPHCGFATSSVHDRRTRKVRDLAIFHQPVYLFVKVKRYRCWNCSQVFSASLESIPPNQHYTNRFCEYLYELCEGSTIQEVSRKHRIPYTTLERIYYSIASKKAKERQAAKGASFQEGMVLSLDEIAVKKGHQYETVLMDAKAGSVMGMHADRQCDSAINLLSQNVLSKEMVQTVILDMWEPYHKAVRALFPSASIVIDKYHVVQKVTQALDQARKEFYPLKKARYLLLKGCEKLRKDQRLRLDDILEEYPALSIAYYLKELFRDFYRTDGYNEAKERLEEWIKLAKQSPFASFQEAANTLERWKEPILSYFLCPYTNARIEGTNHKIKNIKRRAYGYRNLERFRLRVFLECTGNTTGSQAA
- a CDS encoding AAA family ATPase, which produces MSYQAAKEELKDVILAGYPLLYVVTEDERPVVETFHWIAKQDSLQYDVFTWNYSSGLVLEAETIRKEDIRNPFQMFKKIKEYPHNAIFVLHDLHIFFQNKELLLELKDTVLHITVPMTKEFSWKRYSDVDHCIYKHIAITAPKAEIPLELNKLIHVVRFGLPGRDEIAEMIDIIIKKTNSHYQMDREEKERLINASLGLTETEIFNAYIKSMLRNNGKIEPKTVASEKRQIVEKQGVLEYYEPDVSLNEIGGLKPLIDWVKKRKIAYNEVIRKKYGLNLPKGLLMTGVQGCGKSYMAKAIANFLEFPMLRLDIGALMNKWLGESEENMRKAIQLAENISPCVLFIDEIDKVIPDPTSTNTHEVSKRILSTLLTWMQEKKHPVFVVATANNIEHLPPEIMRKGRFDEIFFIDLPEKQERKEIFAIHLKKKGYQPEKFDLDLLAEKTEGFSGSEIEAVINESIFQAAYDQKTLEMPYLLKEIGQTSPLSQTMGEKLKHIQEWAQKNKLRRAN
- a CDS encoding trans-sulfuration enzyme family protein; translated protein: MAKRDNREELNLEGLRTETLVVHGDDWVTNDKTVAPAIYYTATFRAHNSSEFAEMAGTPRHARYYTRYGNPVHERVTKIMAELEGTETALVTGSGMGAIATTILALVSAGDHVIAQTRHYMSTAKIMDEMLPRFGVEVTLVEQADINAFAEAIRPNTKLIMVETPANPTLVLTDLAAVVELARPHGIIVVADNTFASPINQRPHDLGVDIVIHSATKYLGGHHDLTAGVICTSKELAERIWHTHISIGSVLSPMDAWLLLRGLRTLPIRMERINANALALAEFLEQQPQVERVYYPGLPSHPQHELAKRQMRGFGAVIAFAIKGGYEETQRFVSALKLPPNAVSLGGVDSLVVHTAAMWEGVMTEEQMKTAGIPSNFVRFSVGIEHIDDLKADVWQALQVV